A window of the Thalassospira indica genome harbors these coding sequences:
- a CDS encoding helix-turn-helix domain-containing protein, whose amino-acid sequence MRWLTEQRLQMAMALLRDPEIRLSMSDLANAVGFADQSAFSRAFSRRFGCAPRSIRRDPTAF is encoded by the coding sequence ATGCGCTGGTTGACCGAGCAACGCCTGCAAATGGCCATGGCGCTTTTGCGTGATCCTGAAATTCGCCTTTCGATGTCCGATCTGGCAAATGCGGTCGGGTTTGCCGATCAAAGCGCCTTTTCACGTGCTTTTTCCAGGCGGTTTGGCTGCGCGCCCAGATCGATCCGCCGCGATCCGACGGCCTTCTAG